One window from the genome of Eucalyptus grandis isolate ANBG69807.140 chromosome 7, ASM1654582v1, whole genome shotgun sequence encodes:
- the LOC120296086 gene encoding probable GTP diphosphokinase RSH2, chloroplastic, which translates to MVEWARWVITWHCETMSKDHLSIGYSHSFKPPCKFPCHSDDCSYSYKPHNDHSGPIFVIVIENDKMSVQEYQADSTMMDLIERAGRGSARWMPYGFLLKEELRPRLNRQPIGDPTCKLRMGDVVELMPALPDKSLTEYREEIQRMYNHGPTVSSTGPAASTVVGWRNQHSACCANHIDIPWIDFIQYVFLGESSGKRAHVQLSSAPSSQKPCDPPTQDEALQLDAEQAEHEIGVIYS; encoded by the exons ATGGTTGAATGGGCACGATGGGTCATCACCTGGCATTGTGAGACAATGAGCAAAGACCATTTATCTATTGGATATTCCCACTCCTTCAAGCCTCCATGCAAGTTCCCTTGTCATTCTGACGATTGTTCTTACTCTTACAAGCCTCACAATGACCACAGCGGACCTATCTTTGTTATCGTGATTGAGAATGATAAG ATGTCTGTTCAAGAATACCAAGCGGATTCTACAATGATGGACTTAATAGAAAGAGCAGGGCGAGGAAGCGCCAGGTGGATGCCCTATGGTTTCCTTCTGAAGGAAGAACTGAGGCCAAGGCTGAACCGCCAGCCCATTGGTGACCCAACCTGCAAACTGAGGATGGGGGATGTAGTGGAACTTATGCCAGCCCTACCCGACAAGTCTTTGACAGAATACCGGGAAGAAATCCAGCGCATGTATAACCATGGCCCGACAGTGTCGAGCACAGGTCCTGCTGCTAGTACTGTGGTCGGGTGGAGAAACCAACACTCAGCCTGTTGCGCCAACCATAT TGACATTCCTTGGATTGACTTCATCCAGTATGTTTTCTTGGGAGAGTCGAGTGGCAAGAGAGCCCACGTTCAG TTATCTTCAGCACCTTCATCCCAGAAACCATGCGATCCTCCGACTCAAGATGAAG CTCTTCAGCTGGATGCAGAACAAGCTGAGCATGAGATAGGAGTAATATACTCGTAA